Proteins from a single region of Novosphingobium sp. CECT 9465:
- a CDS encoding DOPA 4,5-dioxygenase family protein has translation MTRFADYHAHIYFNPDEAEQAGALCMAMRDALGLAMGRVHSRPVGPHPRGSCQMTIPSARIGEALEWLMTHRGHFTVFAHGNSGNDLADHTAHVMWLGQSETLDLRQFGPV, from the coding sequence ATGACCCGTTTCGCCGATTACCACGCCCACATCTATTTCAACCCTGACGAGGCCGAACAGGCGGGCGCGCTGTGCATGGCCATGCGCGATGCCCTTGGCCTTGCCATGGGCCGCGTCCATTCCCGCCCGGTTGGTCCCCATCCGCGCGGCTCCTGCCAGATGACCATCCCTTCAGCCCGCATCGGCGAAGCGCTGGAATGGCTGATGACCCATCGCGGGCATTTCACGGTGTTTGCCCATGGCAACAGCGGCAACGATCTTGCCGATCACACCGCGCACGTCATGTGGCTGGGGCAAAGCGAAACGCTCGATCTCAGACAGTTCGGGCCGGTTTGA
- a CDS encoding acyltransferase family protein, with translation MRAIAVIAVVLFHLDFRMVGGGFVGVDIFFVISGYLIGKSILQQLREGRFSLGDFYQRRLRRIAPALVAMLAATTVAGWFILLPSPYAGYGASLIAAVLSVANIYFWFETDYFAAAAHEQPLLHTWSLGVEEQFYILLPIALLATFKARRLDLAWLAFLAFASFAASIVIARSSPTANFYLIPTRAWELLLGTFSAELGFRILRERRILREILAVMAIAVIALCIFTYDRSTSFPGLGAAPPVVATAVLLSIGAHGSSVVSRALGLKPAVWAGLISYSLYLWHWPVIVLMKQWMASGWLRMPDRIMALAIMVILAVLSWWLVERPFRSARVSNRAVWWFSGISALLLSLAGAGLVLANGVAQRFRPDIAQVAGWLDRPEGKRDGCIIGLFASPGTAVSPSCLQRDGTRPDVLILGDSHANHLRKGLARRYPGINFMQAAAAGCRVTIEPAPNETPTCSAFRKEVFGHLLSENPPRHVLLALFWGEGISPSLKPTVDWMQQRGIDVIIGGPVARYEVALPQAIAVSKMRGDLTITDRTRIPGVAEADAAFRTFAESEGVGYMSSYSAMCPNDKCIVEIKPGLPIQFDSHHLNDEGSYIVSAAFPADRVLAAGKASGAADRAR, from the coding sequence CCATTCTGCAGCAATTGCGGGAGGGGCGATTTTCTCTTGGGGATTTCTACCAGAGGCGTCTGCGCCGAATTGCGCCAGCGCTGGTTGCCATGCTTGCGGCCACGACCGTCGCGGGATGGTTCATCCTGCTTCCCAGCCCCTATGCCGGTTACGGTGCGTCGCTGATCGCAGCGGTGCTCTCGGTCGCAAACATCTATTTCTGGTTCGAAACCGATTATTTCGCAGCGGCGGCGCACGAACAGCCATTGCTTCACACATGGTCGCTCGGCGTCGAGGAGCAGTTCTACATCCTGCTGCCTATCGCGCTTCTGGCAACATTCAAGGCGCGGCGGCTTGACCTTGCATGGCTGGCGTTCCTCGCATTCGCATCGTTTGCGGCCAGCATCGTCATTGCCCGAAGCTCTCCAACCGCCAACTTCTATCTGATTCCGACGCGCGCCTGGGAATTGCTGCTGGGTACATTTTCGGCAGAATTGGGCTTCAGGATCTTGCGTGAACGCAGGATCCTCCGCGAGATACTTGCCGTGATGGCAATCGCGGTGATTGCGCTGTGCATCTTCACTTATGATCGATCCACGTCGTTTCCCGGATTGGGCGCTGCGCCGCCAGTGGTCGCCACAGCCGTCCTGCTGTCCATCGGAGCGCACGGGTCGAGCGTCGTCAGTCGCGCACTTGGCTTGAAGCCTGCTGTGTGGGCGGGTCTGATCTCCTATTCCCTCTACCTGTGGCATTGGCCTGTGATCGTGTTGATGAAGCAGTGGATGGCTTCGGGCTGGCTGAGAATGCCGGACCGGATCATGGCCCTTGCGATCATGGTGATCCTCGCGGTGCTGTCCTGGTGGCTTGTCGAGCGGCCATTCCGTTCGGCGCGAGTATCCAACAGGGCGGTCTGGTGGTTCTCCGGGATCAGCGCCCTGCTGCTTTCGCTGGCTGGCGCGGGGCTGGTTCTGGCCAACGGCGTTGCGCAGCGATTTCGGCCAGATATCGCGCAGGTGGCTGGCTGGCTGGATCGGCCGGAAGGAAAGAGGGACGGTTGCATCATCGGTCTTTTCGCCTCGCCGGGCACTGCCGTATCGCCGTCGTGCTTGCAGCGGGATGGTACGCGGCCCGATGTCCTTATCCTGGGCGACAGCCACGCGAACCATTTGCGCAAAGGGCTGGCCCGCCGATATCCCGGCATCAACTTCATGCAGGCCGCAGCTGCCGGTTGCAGGGTCACCATTGAGCCAGCCCCGAACGAAACGCCAACGTGCAGCGCATTCCGCAAAGAGGTGTTTGGCCACTTGCTGTCGGAAAATCCGCCGCGGCATGTATTGCTGGCGCTTTTCTGGGGTGAGGGGATATCACCATCGCTCAAGCCAACGGTTGACTGGATGCAGCAGCGCGGGATCGACGTGATCATCGGAGGGCCGGTAGCGCGCTATGAAGTGGCCCTTCCGCAAGCCATCGCGGTTTCGAAAATGCGTGGTGATCTGACCATTACAGACCGGACGCGGATTCCCGGTGTCGCCGAAGCGGATGCTGCCTTCAGGACCTTTGCCGAAAGCGAAGGCGTTGGCTACATGTCCAGTTACTCAGCGATGTGCCCGAACGATAAATGCATCGTCGAAATCAAACCCGGACTGCCGATCCAGTTCGATTCGCATCACCTGAACGATGAAGGTTCCTATATCGTTTCTGCAGCCTTCCCGGCAGATCGCGTGCTGGCTGCGGGGAAGGCTTCAGGAGCGGCGGACCGCGCAAGGTGA
- a CDS encoding carbonic anhydrase, which translates to MNELLGRVFSFEKTVFPDSRELFGKLSTEGQSPKALMISCADSRIVPEQIMQAEPGELFVCRNAGNMVPSYATMNGGVSSTVEYAVVALGVRDIIVCGHSDCGAMKALAAPEEPKGMPNVVAWLRHGAAAEHVISSCAPHLHGDERVRAVSLQNIIAQIDHLRTHPSVAAAIARGEMALHGWFVDITAGVVLGLDGDTGQFVPMREDRPLPVALPAYVRVANEPSYAVAAE; encoded by the coding sequence GTGAACGAACTCCTCGGCCGTGTCTTCAGCTTCGAGAAGACCGTATTCCCCGATAGCCGCGAACTGTTCGGCAAGCTTTCGACCGAGGGCCAGTCGCCCAAGGCCCTGATGATTTCATGCGCCGATTCGCGCATCGTGCCCGAACAGATCATGCAGGCAGAGCCGGGCGAACTCTTCGTCTGCCGCAATGCCGGCAACATGGTGCCCTCTTATGCCACCATGAACGGTGGCGTTTCGTCGACCGTAGAATATGCCGTCGTGGCGCTCGGTGTGCGCGATATCATCGTCTGCGGACATTCGGATTGCGGCGCGATGAAGGCGCTGGCCGCCCCGGAAGAGCCAAAGGGTATGCCGAATGTGGTTGCCTGGCTGCGTCATGGCGCCGCCGCAGAGCATGTCATTTCCAGCTGTGCGCCCCATCTCCATGGTGATGAGCGTGTACGTGCTGTGAGCCTTCAGAACATCATCGCCCAGATCGATCATCTGCGCACGCATCCATCGGTCGCCGCTGCCATTGCACGTGGCGAAATGGCGCTGCACGGCTGGTTCGTCGATATTACGGCAGGCGTGGTGCTGGGTCTTGATGGCGATACAGGGCAGTTCGTGCCCATGCGCGAAGACCGCCCGCTCCCCGTGGCGCTGCCGGCTTATGTTCGCGTGGCTAATGAGCCTTCCTATGCGGTGGCGGCTGAATGA
- a CDS encoding DcaP family trimeric outer membrane transporter, protein MLHSRWRTQAILLAATALTTPMVASAAAPSKREAELEARLLRLEIEMAALKGDLEQAKAEKAVAVDIQALQVAQAAVAKADATAVKLAALEAKPQPDGFRVGSTTFRMGGFVKVVGSATHFSSGELAGGSLGKEFFLPQQIPVGGSASTDVIGHARQTRLFFATSTPMGGKELKSHIEFDFALAAAPLGAQRATNAYTPTFRRGFIAYGNLLIGQEWTTFQNAAHLPESTDFVGPMDGSIFVRQMMVQYRQPLGSGLDLYLAAENPQTETITSTSAAMVDNDQDRMPDFIAKLAFKDKTKELHVAGLVRSVSVHSGGAGDNALGWGATVGGKVLFGHDLRHDIRFVASGGRGIGRYFTVGYAPDAIYDRAVADRLNLVSNVAAWASVKLGWTASVRSTFMAGYQHADYPDTIATPGLANVEAWSVAGNLFWSPVRNLDFGIEYRHALREVASGLTGKMDRVELAAKYTF, encoded by the coding sequence ATGTTGCACTCACGCTGGCGAACGCAGGCGATCCTGCTGGCAGCCACTGCGCTTACGACGCCGATGGTTGCAAGCGCCGCCGCACCGTCAAAACGCGAGGCAGAACTGGAAGCGCGCCTGCTGCGGCTGGAAATCGAGATGGCGGCGCTGAAAGGCGATCTTGAACAGGCGAAGGCCGAGAAGGCCGTTGCAGTCGATATCCAAGCCCTGCAAGTGGCGCAGGCTGCCGTGGCGAAGGCCGATGCAACCGCCGTGAAGCTTGCGGCGCTTGAAGCAAAGCCGCAGCCCGATGGCTTCAGGGTCGGCTCCACCACATTCAGGATGGGCGGGTTCGTCAAGGTCGTCGGCAGCGCCACGCACTTCAGTTCAGGTGAACTTGCGGGTGGATCGCTGGGCAAGGAATTCTTCCTCCCGCAACAGATACCGGTGGGCGGCAGCGCCAGCACCGATGTGATCGGCCATGCCCGGCAAACACGCCTGTTCTTTGCCACCAGTACTCCGATGGGCGGCAAGGAACTGAAAAGTCATATCGAATTCGATTTCGCATTGGCAGCAGCGCCGCTGGGGGCGCAGCGCGCAACCAATGCCTATACGCCCACCTTCCGGCGCGGATTCATCGCATATGGCAACCTGCTGATCGGCCAGGAATGGACGACGTTTCAGAACGCCGCGCACTTGCCCGAATCCACTGATTTCGTTGGCCCGATGGATGGTTCGATCTTCGTTCGCCAGATGATGGTGCAGTATCGCCAGCCGCTGGGCAGCGGACTGGACCTCTACCTTGCAGCGGAAAATCCGCAGACCGAGACGATCACCTCAACTTCGGCGGCGATGGTCGACAACGATCAGGACCGGATGCCCGATTTCATCGCCAAGCTCGCCTTCAAGGACAAGACGAAGGAACTTCACGTTGCGGGGCTGGTCCGTTCGGTATCGGTGCACAGCGGCGGTGCGGGCGACAATGCTCTGGGCTGGGGAGCAACCGTTGGCGGCAAGGTCCTGTTCGGCCATGACCTGCGCCATGATATCCGCTTTGTCGCATCGGGCGGGCGCGGCATCGGGCGCTACTTCACGGTCGGCTATGCGCCGGATGCGATCTATGATCGTGCCGTGGCAGACCGGCTCAATCTGGTCAGCAATGTCGCGGCATGGGCATCGGTCAAGCTCGGCTGGACTGCGTCGGTGCGCTCGACCTTCATGGCGGGCTATCAGCATGCCGATTATCCCGATACCATCGCCACGCCGGGACTTGCCAATGTCGAGGCGTGGAGCGTTGCGGGCAACCTGTTCTGGTCGCCGGTGCGCAATCTCGATTTCGGGATCGAATACCGTCATGCCCTGCGCGAAGTCGCATCAGGGCTGACGGGCAAGATGGACCGCGTCGAACTGGCAGCAAAATATACGTTCTGA
- a CDS encoding ATP-binding protein, which produces MTLFRRFGLPERLLAILLLVAGVDFAANTLLFDRASRFALREDDAARVAEHLVIASRVIERTPQASRARVARDLSTRRFSLEWRARGPRPVGPVALVGMREQILDVATELDHADLQLHLRSIGASGNIVGSVLLPDRSVLQFQTYASDAWTLNAGRIVTLLLPTLVLVVLAWALFRATLSPLRTLVRASRKVGAESPEPIPEQGTGEVRELIAAFNQMQQRIHQSMADRTQSMLAIGHDLRTPLSRMQLRLERAGLDPETVEDMTTDLGEMRHMLESLQAFVESGGSRLPPERIDVAVMTQTLIDTAADEGRDATYHGLDSLEIMARPVSLRRALSNLIENALHYAGSVWVTVRRDGAMAEIVFEDDGPGIPPERLDDVLQPFVRLDTARSRDTPGMGLGLPIVSRAIALEGGVLQLRNREQGGLCVTIRLPCATT; this is translated from the coding sequence TTGACGCTGTTCCGCCGGTTCGGACTGCCAGAGCGGCTGCTGGCGATCCTCCTGCTGGTGGCCGGGGTGGATTTTGCCGCCAACACCCTGCTGTTCGATCGCGCCAGCCGTTTTGCGCTGCGCGAAGACGATGCCGCGCGCGTGGCCGAACACCTCGTCATCGCCAGTCGCGTGATCGAGCGTACGCCGCAAGCCAGCCGCGCGCGCGTCGCCCGCGATCTCAGCACCAGGCGGTTTTCGCTGGAGTGGCGCGCCAGGGGGCCGCGTCCCGTCGGCCCGGTGGCGCTTGTCGGGATGCGCGAGCAGATCCTCGACGTTGCGACCGAACTCGATCACGCCGATCTGCAATTGCACCTCCGATCCATCGGCGCATCGGGCAATATCGTGGGATCGGTGCTTTTGCCCGATCGCAGCGTCCTGCAATTCCAGACGTATGCGAGCGACGCCTGGACTTTGAATGCGGGGCGCATCGTCACCTTGCTGCTGCCAACGCTGGTGCTGGTCGTTCTTGCCTGGGCCTTGTTCCGGGCTACGCTTTCGCCATTGCGGACCCTAGTGCGCGCCTCGCGCAAGGTGGGGGCCGAATCGCCTGAGCCGATTCCCGAACAGGGCACCGGCGAAGTGCGCGAACTGATCGCCGCGTTCAACCAGATGCAGCAGCGCATTCACCAGTCGATGGCTGATCGCACCCAGTCGATGCTGGCCATCGGCCACGATCTTCGTACCCCGCTCTCACGCATGCAGTTGCGCCTTGAACGCGCGGGGCTGGACCCCGAAACGGTCGAGGACATGACCACGGACCTTGGCGAGATGCGGCACATGCTCGAATCTCTGCAAGCCTTCGTCGAAAGCGGTGGATCGCGCCTGCCGCCCGAAAGAATCGATGTGGCGGTGATGACGCAGACACTGATCGATACTGCCGCGGACGAAGGGCGCGATGCCACTTACCATGGGCTGGACAGCCTTGAAATCATGGCGCGGCCGGTATCCCTGCGGCGGGCCTTGTCCAACCTGATCGAGAATGCGCTCCATTATGCCGGCAGCGTGTGGGTGACCGTCCGGCGCGATGGGGCCATGGCCGAGATCGTGTTCGAGGACGACGGGCCGGGCATTCCCCCCGAACGGCTGGATGACGTGCTCCAGCCCTTCGTCCGGCTCGATACCGCGCGCAGCCGCGATACGCCCGGAATGGGACTGGGTCTGCCCATCGTCTCGCGCGCCATCGCTCTGGAAGGCGGTGTGCTGCAATTGCGAAACCGGGAACAGGGCGGCCTTTGCGTGACCATCCGGCTTCCCTGCGCGACAACCTGA
- the acs gene encoding acetate--CoA ligase: MGEAVYPVPAEWARDALVDEPRYHEMYRQSVENPESFWAEHGQRLDWIKPFTKVKNTSFNEADFGIRWFEDGTLNLSANCLDRHLATRGDDVAILWEPDGLEEPHREITYRQLHEDVCRFANLLKAKGVRKGERVTIYLPMVPEAAVAMLACARIGAIHSIVFAGFSPDALAGRITDCDSRIVLTSDEGLRGGRKVPLKANVDEALKQCPGVDTVIMLRRTGADVGFVEGRDVDWASAVAQQSADCAPEEMNAEDPLFILYTSGSTGKPKGVLHTTGGYAVWASMTHQYVFDYRPGQIYWCAADIGWVTGHSYVVYGPLMNGATTVMFEGVPNFPDASRFWQVVDKFKVEIFYGAPTALRALMREGDDWVKRTSRASLRLLGSVGEPINPEAWEWYHKVVGDGRCPIVDTWWQTETGAAMITPLPGATPLKPGSASRPFFGVKPALVDNDGVFLDGATDGCLVITDSWPGQMRSVWGDHERFFQTYFSTFKGQYFTGDGCRRDADGYYWITGRIDDVINVSGHRMGTAEIESALVAHPKVAEAAVVGMPHDIKGQGIYAFVTCNAEIEPDDALRKELIAWVRHEIGPIATPDVIQFAPGLPKTRSGKIMRRILRKIGENDVSNLGDTSTLADPGVVDNLLANRPQLARA, encoded by the coding sequence ATGGGCGAGGCAGTCTATCCGGTTCCGGCGGAATGGGCGCGCGATGCGCTGGTGGATGAACCGCGCTACCATGAAATGTATCGTCAATCGGTAGAGAACCCCGAAAGCTTCTGGGCGGAACACGGCCAGCGGCTCGACTGGATCAAGCCCTTCACCAAGGTAAAGAACACCTCGTTCAATGAAGCTGATTTCGGCATTCGCTGGTTCGAGGATGGTACGCTCAACCTTTCCGCCAACTGCCTTGATCGCCATCTGGCCACGCGCGGCGATGACGTGGCGATCCTGTGGGAGCCTGATGGCCTGGAAGAGCCGCACCGCGAAATCACATATCGCCAGCTCCACGAAGACGTCTGCCGCTTCGCCAACCTGCTCAAGGCCAAGGGCGTCAGGAAGGGCGAGCGGGTGACGATCTACCTGCCGATGGTGCCCGAAGCGGCGGTTGCCATGCTGGCCTGCGCGCGGATCGGCGCGATCCATTCGATCGTGTTTGCAGGCTTCAGCCCCGATGCTCTGGCCGGGCGCATCACCGACTGCGACAGCCGCATCGTGCTGACATCCGACGAAGGCCTGCGCGGCGGCCGCAAGGTGCCGCTCAAGGCCAACGTCGATGAAGCGCTGAAGCAGTGCCCCGGCGTCGATACCGTCATCATGCTGCGCCGCACCGGCGCGGACGTGGGCTTCGTGGAAGGCCGCGATGTGGACTGGGCGAGCGCGGTGGCGCAGCAATCTGCCGATTGCGCGCCTGAGGAAATGAACGCAGAAGACCCGCTGTTCATCCTCTACACCTCAGGCTCCACCGGCAAGCCCAAGGGTGTGCTGCACACCACCGGCGGTTATGCGGTCTGGGCATCGATGACGCACCAGTACGTGTTCGATTACCGACCCGGCCAGATCTACTGGTGCGCGGCAGACATCGGCTGGGTTACCGGCCACAGCTATGTCGTCTACGGTCCGCTGATGAACGGCGCGACCACGGTGATGTTCGAAGGTGTGCCCAACTTCCCCGACGCGAGCCGGTTCTGGCAGGTCGTGGACAAGTTCAAGGTCGAAATCTTCTATGGCGCCCCCACCGCCCTGCGCGCGCTGATGCGCGAAGGCGATGACTGGGTGAAGCGCACCAGTCGCGCCTCGCTGCGCCTGCTGGGGTCGGTGGGCGAACCGATCAATCCCGAAGCGTGGGAATGGTATCACAAGGTGGTGGGCGATGGTCGCTGCCCGATCGTGGACACATGGTGGCAGACCGAAACCGGGGCCGCGATGATCACTCCCCTGCCCGGCGCCACTCCGCTGAAGCCTGGATCGGCCAGCCGCCCGTTCTTTGGCGTGAAGCCCGCACTGGTCGATAATGACGGTGTGTTTCTGGACGGTGCCACCGATGGTTGCCTGGTCATCACCGACAGCTGGCCCGGCCAGATGCGCAGCGTCTGGGGCGATCACGAACGCTTTTTCCAGACCTATTTCAGCACATTCAAGGGCCAGTATTTCACTGGTGACGGCTGCCGCCGCGATGCCGATGGCTATTACTGGATCACCGGGCGCATTGACGACGTGATCAACGTATCCGGCCATCGGATGGGCACCGCCGAAATCGAAAGCGCGCTGGTGGCCCACCCGAAGGTGGCCGAAGCGGCGGTCGTCGGCATGCCGCACGACATCAAGGGCCAGGGCATCTACGCCTTCGTCACCTGCAATGCCGAAATCGAACCCGATGACGCCTTGCGCAAGGAACTGATCGCATGGGTCCGCCACGAAATCGGCCCCATAGCCACGCCCGACGTGATCCAGTTCGCCCCCGGCCTGCCCAAGACCCGCTCCGGCAAGATCATGCGCCGCATCCTGCGCAAGATCGGCGAGAACGACGTCTCCAATCTGGGCGACACATCGACGCTGGCCGATCCGGGGGTGGTGGACAACCTGCTGGCCAACCGCCCGCAACTCGCGCGGGCGTGA
- a CDS encoding MFS transporter, producing the protein MAIIEDGLPRHHKATHNEKLIITASSLGTVFEWYDFYLYGLLTAIIAAKFLTGLNPTTSFIMALLVFAAGFIVRPFGALVFGRIGDMVGRRYTFIVTLLVMGLSTFLVGCLPTYETVGVAAPIMLVVLRMFQGLALGGEYGGAATYVAEHAPEGKRGLYTSWIQITATAGLAMALLIVILVRSPVTGVGEEAFKDWGWRVPYLLSGLFLMVGLWLRLKLHESPVFQKMKDEGTSSKRPLTEAFGEWKNLKIVLIAFFGAIAGQAVVWYTGQLYAMYFLEKMLKVDGLTANMLIIIALALATPFFLFFGWLSDKIGRKKIILTGCALAALTLFPAFHMLTDAANPALARALATAPVKVTANAGECSSQFDPVGGNKFDTTSCDIVKNALAKAAVNYENVAAPAGTVAAVTIGDMTITAPDPARLSGDDKKAAIAAFTAQVAGTPASDGKPAVIGELEKVGYPTKADPDEINQPMVVAILFYLVLLVTMVYGPIAAMLVELFPSRIRYTSMSLPYHIGNGWLGGLLPAIGFAMVAANGDIYYGFWYPVVVAAATCVFGLFFLPETFRKNIDD; encoded by the coding sequence ATGGCAATAATCGAAGATGGCTTGCCCCGGCATCACAAGGCAACCCACAACGAAAAGCTGATCATCACCGCGTCGTCATTGGGCACGGTGTTCGAATGGTACGACTTCTATCTTTACGGCCTGCTCACCGCGATCATCGCGGCCAAATTCCTGACCGGGCTGAACCCGACCACATCGTTCATCATGGCGCTGCTGGTATTCGCGGCGGGCTTCATCGTCCGTCCTTTCGGGGCGCTGGTGTTCGGGCGCATCGGCGATATGGTAGGGCGGCGTTATACGTTCATCGTCACGCTGCTGGTCATGGGCCTGTCTACGTTCCTGGTGGGTTGCCTGCCCACGTATGAAACGGTCGGTGTTGCTGCGCCAATCATGCTGGTGGTGCTGCGCATGTTTCAGGGGCTGGCGCTGGGCGGCGAATATGGCGGGGCCGCCACTTACGTTGCCGAACACGCACCCGAAGGGAAACGCGGGCTGTACACCAGCTGGATCCAGATCACCGCCACGGCAGGCCTCGCCATGGCGCTGTTGATCGTGATCCTCGTGCGCTCTCCGGTGACGGGCGTTGGTGAAGAGGCGTTCAAGGACTGGGGCTGGCGTGTGCCATACCTGCTTTCGGGCCTGTTCCTGATGGTCGGGCTGTGGCTGCGCCTCAAGCTGCATGAATCGCCCGTTTTCCAGAAGATGAAGGATGAAGGCACGTCGTCCAAGCGCCCGCTGACCGAAGCCTTCGGCGAATGGAAGAACCTGAAGATCGTGCTGATCGCGTTCTTCGGTGCCATCGCGGGCCAGGCGGTCGTCTGGTACACCGGCCAGCTCTATGCGATGTACTTCCTTGAAAAGATGCTCAAGGTCGATGGTCTTACCGCGAACATGCTGATCATCATCGCACTGGCGCTTGCCACGCCGTTCTTCCTGTTCTTCGGCTGGCTGTCCGACAAGATCGGCCGCAAGAAGATCATCCTGACCGGCTGTGCGCTGGCCGCGCTCACGCTGTTCCCCGCGTTCCACATGCTGACCGATGCTGCCAATCCGGCACTGGCCCGCGCGCTTGCCACCGCTCCGGTCAAGGTTACCGCAAATGCTGGCGAATGCTCGTCGCAGTTCGATCCGGTGGGCGGCAACAAGTTCGACACCACCAGTTGCGATATCGTCAAGAACGCGCTCGCCAAGGCAGCGGTGAATTACGAGAATGTTGCAGCACCCGCCGGGACCGTGGCTGCCGTCACAATCGGCGACATGACCATCACCGCGCCCGATCCGGCCAGGCTTTCGGGTGATGACAAGAAGGCCGCGATTGCCGCCTTCACCGCCCAAGTCGCGGGTACGCCGGCCAGCGATGGCAAGCCTGCGGTGATCGGCGAACTGGAAAAGGTCGGCTATCCGACCAAAGCCGATCCCGACGAGATCAACCAGCCGATGGTCGTGGCGATCCTGTTCTACCTCGTGCTGCTGGTGACGATGGTTTACGGTCCGATTGCGGCCATGCTGGTCGAACTGTTCCCCAGCCGCATCCGCTACACCTCGATGAGCCTGCCTTATCACATCGGCAATGGCTGGCTTGGCGGGCTGCTTCCGGCCATCGGTTTTGCCATGGTCGCGGCCAACGGGGATATCTACTATGGCTTCTGGTATCCCGTAGTCGTCGCTGCTGCCACTTGCGTCTTCGGTCTGTTCTTCCTGCCTGAAACTTTCAGGAAGAACATCGACGATTGA
- a CDS encoding response regulator transcription factor, with the protein MQSPSIVLVEDDGPLRTLTARALRENGYAVRTAATGAEMWVALENEPADLVVLDIMLPGTSGIELFRRLRRQSDVPIIFVSARGSEEDRVLGLELGADDYLAKPFSTRELVARIGAVLRRGTTMGSDSSGESGGRSGDIRFDGWTVSMARRELHSPSGAMVDLTGAEFDLLATFIGQPQRVLGRERLIELSRTRLGDSSDRSVDVLVSRLRRKLSAAGGPAPIVTVRGVGYMFRAEVARA; encoded by the coding sequence ATGCAATCACCTTCGATCGTACTGGTGGAAGACGACGGGCCACTGCGGACGCTGACCGCGCGCGCCCTGCGTGAAAACGGCTATGCGGTAAGAACCGCCGCCACCGGCGCGGAAATGTGGGTGGCGCTGGAAAACGAACCGGCGGACCTCGTCGTGCTCGACATCATGCTGCCGGGCACCAGCGGCATAGAGCTTTTCCGCCGCCTGCGCCGCCAGAGCGACGTGCCGATCATCTTCGTGTCCGCCCGTGGCAGTGAGGAAGATCGTGTGCTGGGGCTTGAACTGGGAGCAGACGATTACCTGGCGAAGCCGTTCAGCACCCGCGAACTGGTCGCCCGCATCGGCGCAGTGCTACGTCGTGGCACGACGATGGGCAGCGATTCTTCCGGGGAATCCGGCGGGCGCAGCGGCGATATCCGCTTCGATGGGTGGACCGTCTCCATGGCCCGGCGCGAACTTCATTCGCCCAGCGGTGCGATGGTCGACCTGACCGGCGCCGAATTCGATCTGCTGGCTACTTTCATCGGGCAGCCTCAGCGTGTGCTCGGCCGCGAACGCCTGATCGAATTGTCACGTACGCGGCTGGGTGACAGCTCGGACCGCAGCGTCGACGTATTGGTCAGCCGCCTGCGGCGCAAGCTTTCGGCGGCGGGTGGTCCCGCGCCAATCGTTACCGTGCGCGGCGTGGGGTACATGTTCCGGGCAGAAGTGGCGCGCGCTTGA